The following are encoded in a window of Panicum virgatum strain AP13 chromosome 5N, P.virgatum_v5, whole genome shotgun sequence genomic DNA:
- the LOC120673665 gene encoding auxin response factor 1-like translates to MAQGREPELFAELWRACAGPLVELPQTGERVFYFLQGHLEQLQEPTDPALLAEQIKMFQVPNKILCKVVNVELKAETETDEMFAQITLQPDPDQVNLSTLPDPPLPETPRPVVHSFCKILTPSDTSTHGGFSVLRRHANECLPPLDMSMPTPTQELITKDLHGSEWRFKHIYRGQPRRHLLTTGWSTFVTSKKLIAGDAFVYLRSETGKQRVGVRRLVQKQSTMPASVISSQSMHLGVLASASHAIKTNSIFLVYYRPRLSQSQYIVSLNKYLEASKIGFNVGMRFKMSFEGEDVPVKKFSGTVVDKGDLSPQWQGSEWKTLKVQWDEATNFNGPDKVSSWEIEPFDASAPTINIPVQPSTKNKRHRETAEGLDIQAMEPTQEFWLSGIPEQHEKTGIGSNEPNCISGHQVVWTSERAGYSAMSSSVCQSSVVLGNWFKDYNSSSKGGSPSLSEISQKLFQVTSNDARVPPWPGLSAYQAEEPSSKLSCNTALCSYQTEEVAPNLSNAIEEKKEPCMFRLFGVNLINHTKSSATADKMTMGVGEVSTQAAGSFEDYGQLSALTKVIKDHMPLLNERPREIQSHQSCTGRTRIKVQMHGNAVGRAVDLANLDGYPQLIGELEEMFEIKDLSSKEKWKVAFTNDDGDTMEVGDVPWLEFCLKVRKIVIHSIEDESDMDPCLEQDVKTGF, encoded by the exons ATGGCGCAAG GACGGGAGCCTGAGCTGTTCGCCGAGCTGTGGCGCGCCTGCGCGGGGCCGCTGGTGGAGCTGCCCCAGACGGGCGAGCGGGTCTTCTACTTCCTGCAGGGCCACCTGGAGCAGCTGCAGGAGCCCACCGACCCGGCGCTGCTGGCCGAGCAGATCAAGATGTTCCAGGTGCCCAACAAGATCCTCTGCAAGGTCGTCAACGTCGAGCTCAAG GCCGAGACGGAAACGGACGAGATGTTCGCCCAGATCACTCTGCAGCCCGACCCGGAT caagtgaaTCTGTCCACATTACCAGACCCGCCCCTGCCGGAGACGCCGAGGCCAGTGGTGCACTCTTTCTGCAAGATCCTCACACCATCCGACACCAGCACCCATGGCGGCTTCTCTGTTCTCCGACGGCACGCAAACGAATGCCTCCCACCACTG GATATGTCGATGCCGACCCCCACCCAAGAGCTCATCACAAAGGACTTGCATGGATCTGAATGGAGGTTCAAGCACATCTACAGGG GCCAACCCCGTCGGCACCTTCTGACTACCGGATGGAGCACGTTTGTCACATCAAAGAAGCTGATTGCTGGTGATGCGTTTGTCTACCTCAG GAGTGAGACAGGAAAGCAGCGTGTTGGAGTAAGACGCCTTGTGCAGAAGCAGAGCACAATGCCAGCATCAGTTATATCCAGCCAAAGCATGCATCTTGGGGTCCTTGCAAGTGCATCACATGCTATCAAGACTAATTCCATTTTCCTGGTGTATTATAGACCAAG GTTAAGCCAAAGCCAATACATCGTCAGTCTGAACAAGTACCTTGAAGCTAGTAAAATTGGATTTAATGTGGGCATGAGGTTTAAGATGAGTTTTGAAGGGGAAGATGTTCCTGTGAAGAA GTTTTCTGGAACTGTAGTTGataaaggagatctttctccaCAATGGCAAGGTTCTGAATGGAAGACGTTGAAG gtccaatgggatgAAGCCACAAATTTCAATGGCCCTGATAAGGTTTCCTCTTGGGAAAttgaaccatttgatgcctCTGCACCTACCATAAACATACCTGTGCAACCATCAACGAAAAACAAAAGGCATAGGGAGACAGCTGAAGGCCTGGATATTCAAGCAATGG AACCTACTCAAGAATTTTGGCTCTCTGGAATACCTGAACAGCATGAGAAGACAGGCATTGGCTCCAATGAGCCCAATTGTATCTCTGGACATCAAGTCGTTTGGACAAGTGAACGCGCAGGATACAGTGCCATGAGTAGTTCAGTATGCCAGAGTTCTGTAGTACTTGGGAATTGGTTCAAGGACTATAACTCCTCAAGCAAGGGGGGCTCCCCTTCCTTGTCAGAGATTTCTCAGAAGCTGTTTCAGGTTACCAGCAATGACGCAAGGGTTCCTCCTTGGCCTGGGCTTTCTGCATATCAAGCCGAGGAACCCTCTTCCAAGTTGTCTTGCAACACTGCTCTGTGCAGCTACCAGACCGAGGAGGTTGCTCCAAATTTGTCCAATGCTATCGAAGAAAAGAAGGAACCCTGCATGTTCCGTCTGTTTGGTGTCAACTTGATTAACCATACAAAGAGTAGTGCTACCGCAGACAAGATGACCATGGGAGTAGGGGAGGTGTCAACCCAAGCTGCTGGTTCTTTTGAAGACTATGGTCAGTTATCGGCACTTACAAAAGTCATAAAAGATCATATGCCGCTCCTGAATGAAAGACCCCGAGAAATTCAAAGCCATCAGAGCTGCACTGGGAGGACTCGAATTAAG GTTCAAATGCATGGAAATGCTGTGGGCAGAGCTGTAGATTTGGCGAACCTCGATGGGTATCCACAGTTGATCGGTGAGCTTGAAGAGATGTTCGAGATAAAAGACCTGAGTTCCAAAGAGAAATGGAAGGTGGCTTTCACTAACGATGATGGTGACACAATGGAAGTTGGCGATGTTCCTTGGCT TGAGTTCTGCCTGAAGGTGAGGAAGATTGTGATCCATTCCATTGAAGATGAGAGCGATATGGATCCTTGCCTGGAGCAGGATGTGAAGACTGGTTTTTAG
- the LOC120674201 gene encoding uncharacterized protein LOC120674201: MLPASHPLLYACVFRDTHLVAELPTDADDLPPLAAALVAAAPPHHRHLTHSAAGRAHALLLAPPLALAAVSRAPHLPAAQLLLFLRRLRCLPEDRMRPEMPRLAMRLPLPTDDEAALAREARDVAAAEAEAEAQEAARRDAELAARRTPKRDRHHHGGAAAWAWRRQLWMVILVDLVLLAVLFAAWLAVCRGFSCIGR; encoded by the coding sequence ATGCTCCCGGCCTCGCACCCGCTGCTCTACGCCTGCGTCTTCCGCGACACCCACCTCGTCGCCGAGCTCCCCACTGACGCCGACGACCTccccccgctcgccgccgccctcgtcgccgccgccccgccgcaccaccgccacctcacccactccgccgccggccgcgcccacgCGCTGCTCCTCGCGCccccgctcgcgctcgccgccgtctcccGGGCGCCGCACCTCCCGGCCGCGCAGCTCCTGCTCTTCCTCCGCCGCCTGCGATGCCTCCCCGAGGACAGGATGCGCCCCGAGATGCCGCGCCTCGCCATGCGCCTGCCGCTCCCCACcgacgacgaggcggcgctCGCGCGCGAGGCgcgcgacgtcgccgccgcagaggccgaggccgaggcccaGGAGGCGGCCAGGAGGGACGCTGAGCTCGCTGCGCGGAGGACGCCCAAGCGGGACCGCCACCACcacgggggcgccgccgcctgggcctgGAGGCGACAGCTCTGGATGGTCATACTCGTGGATCTCGTACTCCTAGCCGTCCTCTTCGCCGCATGGCTCGCAGTCTGCAGGGGATTCAGCTGCATTGGCCGGTAA
- the LOC120674203 gene encoding uncharacterized protein LOC120674203 isoform X1, translated as MGCWGSKASADVAVADVYRPPPTSVSLFDISAVEEPWLIAKNKAGDEEDDDEEEEEETDEEDDEEEEKTVVPLPLLEKLEGYELAPASWSEVSKALEDMKPVLLDSKQANTKPPDPKKKKKKKMAKKKKEEEQPAAEQKLQQPTTTTAVAAAGGGAANEEAGKKAPPELAGRRVVKDNPFLMRDRESSKAGSAPRWKRRDPFEGCPERRPPGAAGGGVVLYTTTLHGVRRTFEDCERARGVVEACAEAAGVGAVDERDVSLHGEAAAVRDGAVRGRRGGVREAGRVREAEGDDALGEGARRGGRGHGRPRLRGLRRRALRAVLGVRRQPPQGGGGGRRPSASGGEVRQVQRERTHDVPTLPLNLSVLRIILHASSIASY; from the exons ATGGGGTGCTGGGGCTCCAAGGCCAGCGCGGACGTCGCTGTGGCCGACGTCTACCGCCCGCCGCCCACCAGCGTCTCCCTCTTCGACATCAGCGCCGTCGAGGAGCCCTGGCTCATCGCCAAGAACAAAGCCGGTGACGAGGAAGATGACgacgaagaggaggaagaagaaaccgatgaggaagacgacgaggaagaggagaagaCCGTCGTGCCGCTCCCGCTCCTGGAAAAGCTCGAGGGCTACGAGCTCGCCCCGGCCTCGTGGTCCGAGGTCAGCAAGGCCCTGGAGGACATGAAGCCCGTGCTGCTGGATTCCAAGCAGGCCAACACCAAGCCACCGGatcccaagaagaagaagaagaagaagatggccaagaagaagaaggaagaagaacaacCAGCAGCGGAGCAGAAGCTGCAGcagccgacgacgacgacggccgtagctgctgctggtggtggtgccgcGAACGAGGAGGCTGGCAAGAAAGCGCCGCCGGAGCtggcggggcggcgcgtggtGAAGGACAACCCCTTCCTGATGCGCGACCGCGAGAGCAGCAAGGCGGGCAGCGCGCCGAGGTGGAAGCGGCGCGACCCGTTCGAGGGCTGCcccgagcggcggccgccgggcgcggcgggcggtgggGTTGTGCTGTACACGACGACGCTCCACGGCGTGCGGCGCACCTTCGAGGACTGCGAGCGCGCGCGGGGGGTGGTGGAGGcctgcgcggaggcggcgggcgtgGGCGCGGTGGACGAGCGCGACGTGTCGCTGCACGGGGAG gccgcggctgttCGTGATGGGGCGGTACgtgggcggcgcggaggagtgCGTGAAGCTGGCCGAGTCCGGGAGGCTGAGGGAGATGATGCGCTGGGTgaaggcgcgcggcgaggcgggcgcGGCCATGGACGGCCGCGGCTGcgagggctgcggcggcgcgcgcttcGTGCCGTGCTGGGAGTGCGGCGGCAGCCGCCGCAAGGTGGTGGCGGAGGGAGGCGGCCATCAGCATCAGGTGGAGAGGTGCGCCAAGTGCAACGAGAACGGACTCATGATGTGCCCACTCTGCCACTGAATCTATCTGTCTTACGGATCATCCTCCATGCGTCATCAATAGCATCTTACTAG
- the LOC120674203 gene encoding glutaredoxin domain-containing cysteine-rich protein 2-like isoform X2: MGCWGSKASADVAVADVYRPPPTSVSLFDISAVEEPWLIAKNKAGDEEDDDEEEEEETDEEDDEEEEKTVVPLPLLEKLEGYELAPASWSEVSKALEDMKPVLLDSKQANTKPPDPKKKKKKKMAKKKKEEEQPAAEQKLQQPTTTTAVAAAGGGAANEEAGKKAPPELAGRRVVKDNPFLMRDRESSKAGSAPRWKRRDPFEGCPERRPPGAAGGGVVLYTTTLHGVRRTFEDCERARGVVEACAEAAGVGAVDERDVSLHGEYLRELRELAGDGAAAPPRLFVMGRYVGGAEECVKLAESGRLREMMRWVKARGEAGAAMDGRGCEGCGGARFVPCWECGGSRRKVVAEGGGHQHQVERCAKCNENGLMMCPLCH; this comes from the coding sequence ATGGGGTGCTGGGGCTCCAAGGCCAGCGCGGACGTCGCTGTGGCCGACGTCTACCGCCCGCCGCCCACCAGCGTCTCCCTCTTCGACATCAGCGCCGTCGAGGAGCCCTGGCTCATCGCCAAGAACAAAGCCGGTGACGAGGAAGATGACgacgaagaggaggaagaagaaaccgatgaggaagacgacgaggaagaggagaagaCCGTCGTGCCGCTCCCGCTCCTGGAAAAGCTCGAGGGCTACGAGCTCGCCCCGGCCTCGTGGTCCGAGGTCAGCAAGGCCCTGGAGGACATGAAGCCCGTGCTGCTGGATTCCAAGCAGGCCAACACCAAGCCACCGGatcccaagaagaagaagaagaagaagatggccaagaagaagaaggaagaagaacaacCAGCAGCGGAGCAGAAGCTGCAGcagccgacgacgacgacggccgtagctgctgctggtggtggtgccgcGAACGAGGAGGCTGGCAAGAAAGCGCCGCCGGAGCtggcggggcggcgcgtggtGAAGGACAACCCCTTCCTGATGCGCGACCGCGAGAGCAGCAAGGCGGGCAGCGCGCCGAGGTGGAAGCGGCGCGACCCGTTCGAGGGCTGCcccgagcggcggccgccgggcgcggcgggcggtgggGTTGTGCTGTACACGACGACGCTCCACGGCGTGCGGCGCACCTTCGAGGACTGCGAGCGCGCGCGGGGGGTGGTGGAGGcctgcgcggaggcggcgggcgtgGGCGCGGTGGACGAGCGCGACGTGTCGCTGCACGGGGAGTACCTCCGCGAGCTGCGGGAGCTGGCCGgcgatggcgcggcggcgccgccgcggctgttCGTGATGGGGCGGTACgtgggcggcgcggaggagtgCGTGAAGCTGGCCGAGTCCGGGAGGCTGAGGGAGATGATGCGCTGGGTgaaggcgcgcggcgaggcgggcgcGGCCATGGACGGCCGCGGCTGcgagggctgcggcggcgcgcgcttcGTGCCGTGCTGGGAGTGCGGCGGCAGCCGCCGCAAGGTGGTGGCGGAGGGAGGCGGCCATCAGCATCAGGTGGAGAGGTGCGCCAAGTGCAACGAGAACGGACTCATGATGTGCCCACTCTGCCACTGA
- the LOC120674202 gene encoding RNA-binding KH domain-containing protein RCF3-like — protein sequence MASRMTPSKRPFQKYSSDHNGRGKWQKTKHSSSHKSQSKIEPGVPIFRILCPASKSGNVIGRKGGIIAKIRQETGLRISVDKAVLGCDERVVFISAIDKDEEAISKQGGENDGGVAVSASGDHEKDKVNSKENNDDPKKNRNNQEKDDSERDYSNEEKDDSKKDNSKEQKDGPEKENGKENKDDSEKGHIKEENDDSSEKDHSKEENDASETDQSKGENDASETDHNKEEKDASEKDHSKEEKDGPFVPKDIKSEPEKVVPSALKAILFVFDRIFAAEEDNETGDASDASAPVSLRLLVLYSQAGWLLGKGGSVIKQMSIDNNCEIRVSKDKLPSCALPNDRLCQINGEVDSVRKGLNAVAELLLAHPPKETDVVAGVHSFGSSSRSLFSQSDGFASGMQPNGPFGIIDRQPNMAPFPIKPEAPIHGHASVPIESLSFRLLCAKDKVGSVIGKGGNTVKTIQNDTGCEIKVLETLPKTDDRIINISGPAHPGDGISPAQNAILHVQRKLMLPTSDKEGPAICRLIVSPNQVGCLLGKGGSVIAEMRKLSGAFIIVLSKDKIPSGVPEDDEVIQISGGCEAIQEALMQITARLRNHLFRDRMPGMGPNMRPPFGLLDSQFGPYVGNHESPSLFHKDFMGRPLDGISAPWTVKGMRDIGDPMSIPDIPGAGHRELGGFSGPGQSSLMPNVTAEVLVPRLVIPALCGEDGGCLDRIREFSEAKITVAEPIADSMDSAVLISGTPDQMHAARSLVEAFVISESFGP from the exons ATGGCTTCACGCATGACACCTTCCAAGAGGCCGTTTCAGAAATATTCTTCAGATCACAATGGCCGGGGCAAGTGGCAGAAAACAAAGCATTCTTCTTCACATAAATCTCAGTCCAAAATAGAGCCTGGTGTCCCTATCTTTCGCATTCTCTGCCCTGCTTCAAAATCTGGGAATGTAATCGGTAGAAAGGGCGGCATTATCGCAAAGATACGGCAAGAAACTGGATTGAGAATCAGTGTTGATAAAGCAGTCCTTGGTTGTGACGAGAGAGTTGTTTTCATATCTGCCATTGACAAGGATGAAGAAGCTATTAGCAAGCAAGGTGGAGAGAATGATGGAGGTGTTGCTGTTTCTGCTTCTGGTGACCATGAGAAGGATAAAGTCAACAGTAAGGAGAACAATGATGATCCAAAGAAAAATCGCAATAACCAGGAAAAAGATGACTCAGAGAGAGACTATAGTAATGAGGAAAAGGACGATTCAAAGAAAGACAACAGCAAGGAGCAGAAGGATGGTCCAGAGAAAGAAAATGGTAAGGAAAATAAGGATGATTCAGAGAAAGGGCACATTAAAGAAGAAAATGATGATAGTTCAGAGAAAGATCACAGTAAGGAAGAAAATGATGCTTCAGAGACAGATCAAAGTAAGGGAGAAAATGATGCTTCAGAGACAGATCACAATAAGGAAGAAAAGGATGCTTCGGAGAAAGATCACAGTAAGGAAGAAAAGGATGGTCCCTTTGTTCCAAAAGATATCAAGTCAGAACCGGAGAAGGTAGTGCCATCAGCTTTGAAGGCCATTTTGTTTGTCTTTGACAGGATTTTTGCAGCTGAAGAGGACAATGAAACTGGGGATGCATCAGATGCGAGCGCTCCTGTTTCTTTGCGATTATTGGTGCTATACAGCCAAGCAGGTTGGCTTTTGGGGAAGGGTGGTAGTGTCATTAAGCAAATGTCAATTGATAACAACTGTGAAATCCGTGTTTCAAAGGACAAACTTCCATCATGTGCACTACCCAATGACAGACTTTGCCAG ATCAATGGAGAGGTTGACTCAGTAAGGAAAGGTTTGAATGCAGTAGCTGAATTGCTGTTAGCTCATCCACCCAAGGAAACTGATGTAGTTGCTGGTGTTCATTCTTTTGGATCATCATCGCGGTCTTTGTTTAGCCAGTCAGATGGCTTTGCTTCAGGAATGCAACCCAATGGACCTTTTGGTATCATTGATCGTCAACCAAATATGGCTCCTTTTCCTATCAAACCTGAAGCTCCAATACACGGCCATGCCTCAGTTCCTATAGAATCCCTCTCCTTTAGGTTACTGTGTGCAAAAGACAAGGTTGGCAGTGTAATAGGCAAGGGTGGAAACACGGTTAAAACTATCCAAAATGATACAGGCTGTGAAATAAAAGTTCTTGAGACACTGCCAAAAACAGATGATCGTATCATAAATATATCTGGACCTGCG CATCCAGGTGATGGAATTTCCCCTGCTCAGAATGCCATTTTGCATGTGCAGCGAAAACTTATGCTGCCTACCTCAGATAAGGAGGGTCCTGCAATATGTAGGCTGATTGTTTCACCAAACCAAGTTGGTTGCCTTCTGGGCAAAGGTGGTAGTGTCATAGCTGAAATGAGGAAGCTTTCTGGAGCATTTATAATTGTGTTGAGCAAAGACAAGATCCCGAGTGGTGTCCCAGAAGATGATGAAGTTATTCAG ATAAGCGGGGGCTGTGAAGCCATTCAAGAAGCTCTAATGCAGATAACTGCTAGGCTTCGTAACCATCTTTTCCGAGACAGAATGCCTGGAATGGGTCCTAATATGCGGCCACCTTTTGGTTTGTTAGATTCTCAGTTTGGTCCTTATGTGGGGAACCATGAATCTCCATCTCTGTTTCATAAAGATTTTATGGGACGGCCATTGGATGGGATCTCTGCCCCTTGGACAGTGAAG GGCATGCGTGATATCGGTGATCCAATGTCAATACCTGATATCCCCGGAGCAGGGCATAGAGAACTTGGTGGATTTTCTGG TCCTGGTCAGTCATCCCTGATGCCAAACGTGACTGCAGAGGTCTTAGTTCCAAGATTAGTTATTCCCGCTCTCTGTGGTGAAGATGGAGGTTGTTTGGATAGGATTCGTGAG TTTTCGGAAGCTAAGATAACAGTCGCTGAACCTATAGCTGATTCAATGGACTCTGCTGTTTTAATATCTGGCACACCAGACCAGATGCATGCTGCCCGGAGTCttgttgaagcatttgttaTAAGTGAATCATTTGGCCCATGA